The Phycisphaeraceae bacterium genome includes a window with the following:
- a CDS encoding HU family DNA-binding protein: MAKAAAKKPLTKTQLFSAIADETGLAKKEVAAVFESMTTLIKKEVGSGRGSGAFTVPGLLKIVRFKKKATKARMGRNPATGEEIKISAKPATTVVKLRALKPLKEMV; the protein is encoded by the coding sequence ATGGCTAAAGCCGCAGCAAAGAAACCCCTCACCAAGACCCAGCTCTTCTCCGCCATCGCCGATGAAACCGGCCTGGCGAAAAAAGAAGTCGCCGCCGTCTTCGAGTCCATGACAACCCTCATCAAGAAGGAAGTCGGCTCAGGACGCGGTTCCGGCGCCTTCACCGTCCCCGGACTCCTCAAGATCGTCCGCTTTAAGAAGAAGGCCACCAAGGCTCGCATGGGCCGCAACCCCGCCACCGGCGAAGAAATCAAGATCTCCGCCAAGCCCGCCACCACGGTCGTCAAGCTCCGTGCCCTCAAGCCCCTCAAGGAAATGGTCTGA